A DNA window from Malus domestica chromosome 12, GDT2T_hap1 contains the following coding sequences:
- the LOC103423660 gene encoding protein BONZAI 3-like isoform X2: MGGCFSDVRGGKDAVGGALPRPTEPNAKNDGAHNDAIEFFYRAHGAYPLFTQLELSFSASKLLDLDVTSKSDPMVVVYLKKNDGKLEELGRTEVILNNLNPVWIQKVSVAYQFEMVQNLIFRVYDVDTQYHNVPVKTLNLRDQEFLGEGSCVLSEIVTKQNRSLTLTLNGKNGLGGLRNFGTLTVHAEETIASTSAVEIKFRCAHLDNKDLFSKSDPFLRISRTVETGGSIPICKTEVVDNNLNPTWKPLCLSMQQFGSKDTPLVFECFDFNSNGNHILIGKLQKSVADLEKLFKEKSGVNFFIPSSRAGHEKVLKGQLFVDQFCEKEQFSFVDYISSGFELNFMVAVDFTGSNGDPRKPESLHYIDPYGRLNSYQQVITEVGQVIQFYDADKSFPAWGFGGRTANGTVSHCFNLNGNASESEVVGVEGIMAAYANALRNVALSGPTLFGQVVNRAAEIAARSLSSNNNKYYVLLIITDGILTDLQETKDALVRASNLPLSILIVGVGNADFKQMEILDADNGQRLESSTGRIATRDIVQFVPMRDVQSGQISVVQGLLEELPGQFLSYMRSMDIKPLTFNAAAQASPALEIL; encoded by the exons ATGGGAGGATGCTTTTCGGACGTGAGGGGAGGCAAGGACGCCGTGGGCGGGGCCCTGCCAAGGCCCACCGAACCGAACGCCAAGAACGACGGCGCTCACAACGATGCCATTGAATTCTTTTACAGGGCGCATGGTGCTTACCCGCTTTTTACGCAACTCGAG TTATCCTTTTCAGCATCCAAGCTGCTTGATCTTGATGTCACTTCAAAG AGTGATCCTATGGTGGTTGTATACCTCAAGAAGAATGATGGTAAGCTAGAGGAACTCGGGAGAACTGAAGTCATACTGAACAATTTAAATCCGGTATGGATACAGAAAGTTTCAGTAGCTTATCAGTTCGAGATGGTGCAGAATTTGAT ATTCCGTGTCTACGATGTTGATACACAATACCACAATGTACCTGTAAAG ACTCTGAATTTGAGGGATCAAGAGTTTCTTGGAGAAGGCAGTTGTGTTCTTTCAGAG ATTGTGACTAAACAAAATCGAAGTTTAACATTGACTCTGAACGGCAAAAACGGGCTTGGAGGTTTGAGAAACTTTGGAACACTCACCGTGCATGCCGAGGAAACTATTGCTTCTACGAGTGCTGTAGAGATTAAATTCCGCTGTGCCCACTTGGACAACAAAGATCTCTTTTCTAAAAGC GATCCTTTCTTAAGAATATCAAGAACTGTTGAGACTGGGGGTTCTATTCCAATTTGCAAGACTGAGGTGGTGGATAACAATTTAAACCCGACCTGGAAACCATTATGCCTGAGTATGCAACAGTTCGGAAGCAAG GACACCCCACtggtttttgagtgttttgatttcAACAGCAATGGCAACCACATTCTTATTGG GAAACTCCAAAAATCAGTAGCAGACCTTGAAAAACTATTCAAAGAAAAAAGTGGGGTGAACTTTTTTATTCCATCTTCTCGTGCGGGTCATGAAAAG GTTTTGAAGGGTCAGCTATTTGTGGATCAATTTTGTGAGAAAGAACAATTCAGCTTTGTTGACTATATATCTAGTGGATTTGAGCTTAACTTCATGGTTGCAGTTGATTTTACGG GTTCAAATGGAGATCCTAGAAAGCCCGAGTCTTTGCACTATATTGATCCTTATGGCCGGCTGAATTCTTACCAGCAG GTTATAACAGAAGTAGGACAAGTCATTCAGTTCTATGATGCTGATAAGAGTTTTCCTGCTTGGGGCTTTGGAGGAAGGACGGCTAATGGAACTGTATCACACTGCTTCAACTTGAATGGAAATGCAAGTGAATCTGAG GTTGTCGGAGTTGAAGGCATAATGGCTGCTTATGCCAATGCTCTACGCAATGTTGCTCTGTCAGGACCGACGTTGTTTGGCCAAGTGGTTAACAGGGCTGCTGAAATTGCCGCCAGGTCCCTCTCGTCCAACAACAACAAGTACTACGTCTTGCTCATTATAACA GATGGAATCCTCACTGACCTTCAAGAAACAAAAGATGCTTTGGTGAGGGCATCTAATCTTCCTCTATCAATCCTCATCGTTGGAGTTGGTAACGCGGATTTCAAACAAATGGAG ATCCTTGACGCTGACAACGGGCAACGATTAGAAAGTTCTACAGGTCGCATAGCTACGCGTGACATTGTCCAGTTCGTTCCAATGAGAGATGTGCAGA GTGGGCAGATTTCTGTTGTTCAAGGTCTTCTGGAAGAGCTGCCCGGACAGTTTTTGAGTTACATGCGTTCCATGGACATCAAGCCGCTCACCTTCAATGCAGCTGCCCAAGCATCACCTGCCTTAGAAATTCTATGA
- the LOC103423660 gene encoding protein BONZAI 3-like isoform X1: MGGCFSDVRGGKDAVGGALPRPTEPNAKNDGAHNDAIEFFYRAHGAYPLFTQLELSFSASKLLDLDVTSKSDPMVVVYLKKNDGKLEELGRTEVILNNLNPVWIQKVSVAYQFEMVQNLIFRVYDVDTQYHNVPVKTLNLRDQEFLGEGSCVLSEIVTKQNRSLTLTLNGKNGLGGLRNFGTLTVHAEETIASTSAVEIKFRCAHLDNKDLFSKSDPFLRISRTVETGGSIPICKTEVVDNNLNPTWKPLCLSMQQFGSKDTPLVFECFDFNSNGNHILIGKLQKSVADLEKLFKEKSGVNFFIPSSRAGHEKVLKGQLFVDQFCEKEQFSFVDYISSGFELNFMVAVDFTGSNGDPRKPESLHYIDPYGRLNSYQQVITEVGQVIQFYDADKSFPAWGFGGRTANGTVSHCFNLNGNASESEVVGVEGIMAAYANALRNVALSGPTLFGQVVNRAAEIAARSLSSNNNKYYVLLIITDGILTDLQETKDALVRASNLPLSILIVGVGNADFKQMEILDADNGQRLESSTGRIATRDIVQFVPMRDVQTGGQISVVQGLLEELPGQFLSYMRSMDIKPLTFNAAAQASPALEIL, encoded by the exons ATGGGAGGATGCTTTTCGGACGTGAGGGGAGGCAAGGACGCCGTGGGCGGGGCCCTGCCAAGGCCCACCGAACCGAACGCCAAGAACGACGGCGCTCACAACGATGCCATTGAATTCTTTTACAGGGCGCATGGTGCTTACCCGCTTTTTACGCAACTCGAG TTATCCTTTTCAGCATCCAAGCTGCTTGATCTTGATGTCACTTCAAAG AGTGATCCTATGGTGGTTGTATACCTCAAGAAGAATGATGGTAAGCTAGAGGAACTCGGGAGAACTGAAGTCATACTGAACAATTTAAATCCGGTATGGATACAGAAAGTTTCAGTAGCTTATCAGTTCGAGATGGTGCAGAATTTGAT ATTCCGTGTCTACGATGTTGATACACAATACCACAATGTACCTGTAAAG ACTCTGAATTTGAGGGATCAAGAGTTTCTTGGAGAAGGCAGTTGTGTTCTTTCAGAG ATTGTGACTAAACAAAATCGAAGTTTAACATTGACTCTGAACGGCAAAAACGGGCTTGGAGGTTTGAGAAACTTTGGAACACTCACCGTGCATGCCGAGGAAACTATTGCTTCTACGAGTGCTGTAGAGATTAAATTCCGCTGTGCCCACTTGGACAACAAAGATCTCTTTTCTAAAAGC GATCCTTTCTTAAGAATATCAAGAACTGTTGAGACTGGGGGTTCTATTCCAATTTGCAAGACTGAGGTGGTGGATAACAATTTAAACCCGACCTGGAAACCATTATGCCTGAGTATGCAACAGTTCGGAAGCAAG GACACCCCACtggtttttgagtgttttgatttcAACAGCAATGGCAACCACATTCTTATTGG GAAACTCCAAAAATCAGTAGCAGACCTTGAAAAACTATTCAAAGAAAAAAGTGGGGTGAACTTTTTTATTCCATCTTCTCGTGCGGGTCATGAAAAG GTTTTGAAGGGTCAGCTATTTGTGGATCAATTTTGTGAGAAAGAACAATTCAGCTTTGTTGACTATATATCTAGTGGATTTGAGCTTAACTTCATGGTTGCAGTTGATTTTACGG GTTCAAATGGAGATCCTAGAAAGCCCGAGTCTTTGCACTATATTGATCCTTATGGCCGGCTGAATTCTTACCAGCAG GTTATAACAGAAGTAGGACAAGTCATTCAGTTCTATGATGCTGATAAGAGTTTTCCTGCTTGGGGCTTTGGAGGAAGGACGGCTAATGGAACTGTATCACACTGCTTCAACTTGAATGGAAATGCAAGTGAATCTGAG GTTGTCGGAGTTGAAGGCATAATGGCTGCTTATGCCAATGCTCTACGCAATGTTGCTCTGTCAGGACCGACGTTGTTTGGCCAAGTGGTTAACAGGGCTGCTGAAATTGCCGCCAGGTCCCTCTCGTCCAACAACAACAAGTACTACGTCTTGCTCATTATAACA GATGGAATCCTCACTGACCTTCAAGAAACAAAAGATGCTTTGGTGAGGGCATCTAATCTTCCTCTATCAATCCTCATCGTTGGAGTTGGTAACGCGGATTTCAAACAAATGGAG ATCCTTGACGCTGACAACGGGCAACGATTAGAAAGTTCTACAGGTCGCATAGCTACGCGTGACATTGTCCAGTTCGTTCCAATGAGAGATGTGCAGA CAGGTGGGCAGATTTCTGTTGTTCAAGGTCTTCTGGAAGAGCTGCCCGGACAGTTTTTGAGTTACATGCGTTCCATGGACATCAAGCCGCTCACCTTCAATGCAGCTGCCCAAGCATCACCTGCCTTAGAAATTCTATGA